One Peterkaempfera bronchialis DNA window includes the following coding sequences:
- a CDS encoding amino acid permease — protein sequence MSGKNLDEGYARGLGSRQIQMIAIGGAIGTGLFLGAGTAIHQAGPSLVISYAVAGAVVFCIMRALGELLTYRPVSGSFAEYAREFLGPFAGFVTGWTYWLMWVVTGMAEVTAAAVYIHYWAPSVPQWASALLFLVVLYAANLISVKLFGEIEFWFSLIKVTAIIGMILIGVGVLTLGFSKAGDTASVTHLWADGGLFPKGVGSTLMTLQIVMFAYLGVELVGVTAGESENPEKTLPRAINTLPLRIGIFYIGALLVILSLVAWGEFQPGVSPFVAAFSRIGIPAAGGIVNFVVLTAALSSCNSGMYSTGRMLRDLALRGQAPSTVTRLNGRRTPAAAITASALLMGVGVLLNYTAPAKAFLYITSVATVAGIWTWAMILVCQLRYRTAYLAGRLPAPGFRAPGAPWTSWFALAFLGLVTVLIACDADARISLYVFPGWALLLVAGYAVLRRRNPDAVAAHSGRQTKALGQV from the coding sequence ATGTCAGGAAAGAACCTCGACGAGGGATACGCACGTGGGCTCGGCAGCCGGCAGATCCAGATGATCGCCATCGGCGGTGCCATCGGCACCGGGCTCTTCCTCGGCGCGGGCACCGCGATCCACCAGGCAGGCCCCAGCCTGGTGATCTCCTACGCGGTGGCCGGCGCGGTGGTCTTCTGCATCATGCGCGCCCTCGGCGAACTGCTCACCTACCGCCCGGTCTCCGGCAGCTTCGCGGAGTACGCCCGCGAGTTCCTGGGCCCCTTCGCCGGGTTCGTCACCGGCTGGACCTACTGGCTGATGTGGGTCGTCACCGGCATGGCCGAGGTGACCGCCGCCGCCGTCTACATCCACTACTGGGCGCCGTCGGTGCCCCAGTGGGCCAGCGCGCTGCTCTTCCTGGTGGTGCTCTACGCCGCCAACCTGATCTCGGTGAAGCTCTTCGGTGAGATCGAGTTCTGGTTCTCGCTGATCAAGGTCACCGCCATCATCGGCATGATCCTGATCGGCGTGGGCGTCCTCACCCTGGGCTTCAGCAAGGCCGGGGACACCGCCTCGGTCACCCATCTCTGGGCGGACGGCGGGCTCTTCCCCAAGGGCGTCGGCTCCACCCTGATGACCCTCCAGATCGTGATGTTCGCCTACCTCGGCGTGGAACTGGTCGGCGTCACCGCCGGGGAGAGCGAGAACCCGGAGAAGACCCTCCCCAGGGCCATCAACACCCTGCCGCTGCGGATCGGCATCTTCTACATCGGCGCGCTGCTGGTGATCCTCTCCCTGGTGGCCTGGGGCGAGTTCCAGCCCGGCGTCTCCCCGTTCGTCGCCGCCTTCAGCAGGATCGGCATCCCGGCGGCAGGCGGCATCGTCAACTTCGTGGTGCTCACCGCCGCCCTGTCGTCCTGCAACTCCGGCATGTACTCCACCGGCCGCATGCTGCGCGACCTCGCCCTCAGAGGCCAGGCGCCCTCCACCGTCACCCGGCTCAACGGCCGCCGCACCCCCGCCGCCGCCATCACCGCCTCCGCGCTGCTGATGGGCGTCGGCGTGCTGCTCAACTACACCGCCCCGGCCAAGGCGTTCCTGTACATCACCTCGGTCGCCACCGTGGCCGGGATCTGGACCTGGGCGATGATCCTGGTCTGCCAGCTCCGCTACCGGACCGCCTACCTCGCCGGGCGGCTGCCCGCACCCGGCTTCAGAGCCCCCGGCGCACCGTGGACCAGCTGGTTCGCGCTCGCCTTCCTGGGCTTGGTCACCGTACTGATCGCCTGTGACGCCGACGCCCGGATCTCGCTCTATGTCTTCCCCGGCTGGGCGCTGCTGCTGGTCGCCGGGTACGCCGTGCTGAGGCGCCGCAACCCGGACGCGGTCGCCGCCCACAGCGGTCGGCAGACCAAGGCGCTCGGCCAGGTCTGA
- a CDS encoding Mov34/MPN/PAD-1 family protein, which translates to MLTITRELHDAIVAHARADHPDEACGVVAGPAGSGRPERFVPMLNAARSPTFYEFDSADLLKLYREMDDRDEEPVVIYHSHTATEAHPSRTDVSLASEPGAHYVLVSTAECGNGEGPFQFRSFRIVDGVVTEEDVQVVEVYQD; encoded by the coding sequence ATGCTGACCATCACCCGAGAGCTGCACGACGCGATCGTGGCCCATGCTCGGGCCGACCACCCCGACGAGGCATGCGGGGTCGTCGCCGGGCCGGCCGGGAGCGGACGCCCCGAGCGGTTCGTCCCCATGCTGAACGCGGCCCGCTCGCCCACCTTCTACGAGTTCGACTCCGCCGACCTGCTGAAGCTCTACCGGGAGATGGACGACCGGGACGAGGAACCCGTGGTCATCTACCACTCCCACACCGCCACCGAGGCCCACCCCTCGCGCACCGACGTCTCGCTCGCCTCCGAGCCGGGCGCCCACTACGTCCTGGTCTCCACGGCGGAGTGCGGCAATGGCGAGGGGCCCTTCCAGTTCCGCTCGTTCCGCATCGTGGACGGCGTGGTCACGGAGGAAGACGTCCAGGTGGTCGAGGTCTACCAGGACTGA
- a CDS encoding nicotinate phosphoribosyltransferase: MDVTDASGAERASSAPSTALLTDRYELTMVQAALRSGAAHRRSVFEVFTRRLPEGRRYGVVGGTGRVLDAIESFRFDGARLDWLSDQGVVDDATLGWLADYRFGGDISGYPEGQVYFPGSPILTVEGSFAEAVVLETVVLSILNHDSAVAAAASRMTAAAGERPCIEMGARRTHEYAAPAAARAAHIAGFASTSDLEAGFRYGIPTGGTSAHAFTLLHDTERDAFTAQVVSMGRGTTLLVDTYDLAEAVRTAVDVAGPSLGAVRIDSGDLLMLAHRVRRQLDELGAKETRILVTSDLDEYAIAALAAAPVDAYGVGTSLVTGSGHPTCSMVYKLVARASSDEPDAPLLPVAKRSAGAKTSRGGRKWAARRLDADGIAEAEVVGTGPVPHDLADRVVQVPLVRGGEVVGREPLAVARARHAAVRAQLPLSATQLSRGEPVLPTELVSRSGHAGG, from the coding sequence ATGGACGTCACGGACGCATCCGGCGCCGAGCGCGCCTCCAGCGCGCCCTCCACAGCGCTGCTCACCGACCGCTATGAGCTCACCATGGTGCAGGCCGCGCTGCGCAGCGGCGCCGCGCACCGCCGCTCGGTCTTCGAGGTCTTCACCCGGCGCCTGCCCGAGGGCCGACGCTACGGCGTGGTCGGCGGCACCGGCCGGGTGCTGGACGCCATCGAGTCCTTCCGCTTCGACGGGGCCCGGCTGGACTGGCTCTCCGACCAGGGCGTGGTCGACGACGCCACGCTCGGCTGGCTGGCCGACTACCGGTTCGGCGGCGACATCAGCGGCTACCCCGAGGGCCAGGTGTACTTCCCGGGCTCGCCGATCCTCACCGTGGAGGGCAGCTTCGCCGAGGCGGTGGTCCTGGAGACGGTGGTGCTCTCCATCCTCAACCACGACTCGGCGGTGGCCGCCGCGGCCTCCCGGATGACCGCCGCCGCCGGGGAGCGCCCCTGCATCGAGATGGGCGCGCGCCGCACCCATGAGTACGCGGCCCCGGCCGCCGCCCGGGCCGCCCATATCGCGGGCTTCGCCTCCACCTCCGACCTGGAGGCGGGCTTCCGGTACGGCATCCCCACCGGCGGCACCAGCGCCCACGCCTTCACCCTGCTGCACGACACCGAGCGGGACGCCTTCACCGCCCAGGTGGTCTCCATGGGCCGGGGCACGACCCTGCTGGTGGACACCTACGACCTGGCCGAGGCGGTGCGTACCGCCGTCGACGTGGCCGGGCCGTCGCTCGGCGCCGTCCGCATCGACTCCGGCGACCTGCTGATGCTCGCCCACCGGGTGCGCCGCCAGCTGGACGAGCTGGGCGCCAAGGAGACCCGCATCCTGGTCACCTCCGACCTGGACGAGTACGCCATCGCCGCACTCGCCGCCGCTCCGGTGGACGCCTACGGGGTGGGCACCTCGCTGGTCACCGGCAGCGGGCACCCGACCTGCTCCATGGTCTACAAGCTGGTCGCCCGCGCCTCCTCGGACGAGCCCGACGCCCCGCTGCTGCCGGTCGCCAAGCGGTCGGCGGGCGCCAAGACCAGCCGGGGCGGCCGCAAGTGGGCGGCGCGGCGGCTGGACGCGGACGGCATCGCCGAGGCCGAGGTGGTCGGTACCGGGCCGGTCCCGCACGACCTGGCCGACCGGGTGGTCCAGGTGCCGCTGGTGCGCGGCGGGGAGGTGGTGGGGCGGGAGCCGCTGGCGGTCGCCCGGGCGCGGCACGCCGCCGTACGCGCGCAGTTGCCGCTGTCGGCGACCCAGCTCTCCCGGGGCGAGCCGGTGCTGCCCACCGAGCTGGTGTCCCGGTCGGGGCACGCGGGAGGGTGA
- a CDS encoding multicopper oxidase family protein: MDDIAPPALRLGRPGISRRRFLAGLATTAAAVAGATGIALPRGSAAAATRLPLPELLVPTLRDGVLVFPLRAAFGTHEVLPGVTGRSAGFNGSYLGPTIRVSDGQRVRFEVANGLDEDLAVHWHGAHVPPEDDGGVHSAIAPGQSWNPEFTVKQQAATLWYHPHTMGRTARQISWGLAGMLIVDDAASASASASSGLPGEYGIDDIPVIVQSVAVDRRGAIKYDSDGFAARDVSFPLLVNGVAVDRDPPTFTATRGRVRLLNASLSEVLAVRRTDRRPLVQVATESALLPSPTEVDAVRLPAGCRAEVVADVATDGITLEAAVRTTVGRNRDSRQPLLRVLPGPERAKLRPLPSWLNTISRYDVSGLRPRVITLTERGGLLGIDGVSGTTMSAMDRNVIEVRKDELELWEVVNRSPRDHSFHVHDVPFQLVSVNGVAPRGVDLGWRDTVEVRRGATVRIAMRFTDYASDTYLYMLHCHMAEHEDLGMMTSLKVRPA, from the coding sequence ATGGACGACATCGCTCCACCGGCCCTCCGCCTCGGAAGGCCGGGCATCTCCCGGCGGCGCTTCCTCGCCGGACTGGCCACCACCGCCGCCGCCGTGGCCGGTGCCACCGGGATCGCCCTGCCGAGGGGCTCCGCAGCCGCCGCGACCCGGCTCCCGCTACCCGAACTGCTGGTGCCGACCCTGCGCGACGGCGTCCTGGTCTTCCCGCTGCGGGCCGCGTTCGGCACCCATGAGGTGCTGCCGGGGGTGACCGGCCGCAGCGCCGGGTTCAACGGCTCCTACCTCGGGCCGACCATCCGGGTGAGCGACGGGCAGCGCGTCCGGTTCGAGGTCGCCAACGGCCTGGACGAGGACCTGGCGGTGCACTGGCACGGCGCCCATGTGCCGCCCGAGGACGACGGCGGTGTGCACTCGGCCATCGCCCCAGGACAGTCCTGGAACCCGGAGTTCACCGTCAAGCAGCAGGCCGCCACGCTCTGGTACCACCCGCACACCATGGGCAGGACCGCCCGGCAGATCTCCTGGGGCCTCGCCGGGATGCTGATCGTCGACGACGCCGCGTCGGCGTCGGCGTCCGCGTCCTCCGGCCTGCCGGGCGAGTACGGCATCGACGACATCCCGGTGATCGTGCAGAGCGTGGCCGTGGACCGGCGCGGCGCCATCAAGTACGACTCCGACGGCTTCGCCGCCCGCGATGTGTCCTTCCCCCTGCTGGTCAACGGCGTCGCCGTGGACCGCGACCCGCCGACCTTCACCGCCACCAGGGGCCGGGTGCGGCTGCTCAACGCCTCGCTCTCGGAGGTCCTCGCGGTCCGCCGTACCGACCGCCGCCCCCTGGTGCAGGTGGCCACCGAGTCGGCCCTGCTCCCCAGCCCCACGGAGGTCGACGCGGTGCGGCTGCCGGCGGGCTGCCGGGCCGAGGTGGTGGCCGATGTCGCGACCGACGGGATCACCCTGGAGGCGGCCGTACGGACCACGGTGGGCCGCAACCGGGACAGCCGGCAGCCCCTTCTGCGGGTGCTGCCGGGCCCGGAGCGCGCCAAGCTGCGCCCGCTGCCGTCCTGGCTGAACACCATCTCCCGCTATGACGTCTCGGGGCTCCGGCCGCGCGTCATCACCCTCACCGAGCGGGGCGGTCTGCTGGGGATCGACGGCGTCTCGGGCACCACCATGAGCGCGATGGACCGCAATGTCATCGAGGTGCGCAAGGACGAGCTGGAGCTGTGGGAGGTGGTCAACCGGTCGCCACGGGACCACTCCTTCCATGTCCACGACGTGCCGTTCCAGCTGGTCTCGGTGAACGGCGTGGCGCCCCGGGGCGTCGACCTCGGCTGGCGCGACACCGTGGAGGTCCGCCGAGGGGCCACCGTGCGGATCGCGATGCGGTTCACCGACTACGCCTCGGACACCTACCTCTACATGCTGCACTGCCATATGGCCGAGCACGAGGATCTGGGGATGATGACGTCCCTGAAGGTCAGACCGGCCTGA
- the clpS gene encoding ATP-dependent Clp protease adapter ClpS: MSVAPAEIERTESESASEAVPNPDTPWVTIVHNDPVNLMSYVVYVFQSYFGYPKDKARKLMLDVHHKGRAVVSSGTREEMERDVQAMHGYGLWATLSQDR, from the coding sequence GTGAGCGTCGCGCCGGCCGAGATCGAGCGCACCGAATCGGAGTCCGCCTCCGAGGCCGTCCCGAACCCCGACACCCCCTGGGTGACGATCGTGCACAACGACCCCGTCAACCTGATGAGCTATGTGGTGTACGTCTTCCAGTCCTACTTCGGCTACCCCAAGGACAAGGCGCGGAAGCTGATGCTGGACGTGCACCACAAGGGCCGGGCGGTGGTCTCCAGCGGCACCCGCGAGGAGATGGAGCGGGACGTGCAGGCGATGCACGGCTACGGCCTCTGGGCCACGCTCAGCCAGGACCGGTAA
- a CDS encoding endonuclease V, which translates to MTPSDPAAPPTPDRPRRPHRPRTEAEAVAEQQRLRPLVDRIGPGPAVEDGGTVAGVDVAYDEQRDLVAAAAVVLDVATLQVVDQATAVGRIAFPYIPGLLAFRELPAVLDALDRLTTRPGLIVCDGYGIAHPRRLGLASHLGLTTGIPAFGVAKTPFTFTHQPPGPTRGDRSPLLDAGEDVGRALRTRTGVKPVFVSTGHAVSLDHACAHTLHLTPRYRLPETTRHADSLCRRALAAAQRH; encoded by the coding sequence GTGACCCCCTCCGACCCGGCAGCGCCCCCGACCCCTGACCGGCCCCGCAGGCCCCACCGGCCCCGCACCGAGGCCGAGGCCGTCGCCGAACAGCAGCGGCTCCGCCCACTCGTCGACCGCATCGGCCCCGGCCCCGCCGTCGAGGACGGCGGCACCGTCGCCGGCGTGGACGTCGCCTACGACGAGCAGCGCGACCTGGTGGCCGCCGCCGCCGTGGTCCTCGACGTCGCCACCCTCCAGGTGGTCGACCAGGCCACCGCCGTCGGCCGCATCGCCTTCCCGTACATCCCCGGCCTGCTCGCCTTCCGCGAACTCCCCGCCGTCCTGGACGCCCTGGACCGCCTCACCACCCGCCCCGGCCTCATCGTCTGCGACGGCTACGGCATCGCCCACCCCCGCCGCCTCGGCCTGGCCAGCCACCTCGGCCTGACCACCGGCATCCCCGCCTTCGGCGTCGCCAAGACCCCCTTCACCTTCACCCACCAGCCCCCCGGCCCCACCCGGGGCGACCGCAGCCCGCTGCTCGACGCGGGCGAGGACGTCGGCCGAGCCCTCCGCACCCGCACCGGCGTCAAACCCGTCTTCGTCTCCACCGGCCACGCCGTCTCCCTCGACCACGCCTGCGCCCACACCCTCCACCTCACCCCGCGCTACCGCCTCCCCGAGACCACCCGCCACGCCGACTCCCTCTGCCGCCGCGCCCTGGCCGCCGCCCAGCGCCACTGA
- a CDS encoding isochorismatase family protein → MHRALIVVDVQNDFCEGGSLAVAGGAEVAAAITDLVAVSAAGYAHVVATRDSHLDPGDHFSDHPDYVHSWPAHCVAGTEGVGFHPNFAPAVISGAVEAVFDKGAHAAAYSGFEGVDENGVSLAVWLRSRSVGEVDVVGIATDHCVRATALDAAREGFRTRVLLDLTAGVAKETTERALEQMYAAGIALTGTPVVLAT, encoded by the coding sequence ATGCACCGGGCACTGATCGTCGTCGATGTGCAGAACGACTTCTGCGAGGGCGGCAGCCTCGCCGTCGCCGGCGGTGCCGAGGTGGCCGCAGCCATCACCGACCTGGTCGCGGTGAGCGCGGCGGGCTACGCCCATGTCGTCGCCACCCGTGACAGCCACCTCGACCCGGGCGACCACTTCTCCGACCACCCCGACTATGTGCACAGCTGGCCCGCCCACTGCGTGGCAGGCACCGAGGGGGTGGGCTTCCACCCCAACTTCGCCCCTGCGGTGATCTCGGGCGCGGTGGAGGCCGTCTTCGACAAGGGCGCCCACGCGGCCGCGTACAGCGGCTTCGAGGGGGTGGACGAGAACGGCGTGTCGCTGGCCGTCTGGCTCCGTTCCCGGTCGGTCGGGGAGGTGGACGTGGTCGGCATCGCCACCGACCACTGCGTACGGGCCACCGCCCTGGACGCCGCCCGGGAGGGGTTCCGCACCCGGGTGCTGCTGGACCTGACGGCGGGCGTCGCCAAGGAGACCACCGAGCGCGCCCTGGAGCAGATGTACGCCGCCGGGATCGCCCTCACCGGCACGCCGGTGGTGCTCGCCACCTGA
- a CDS encoding DUF2017 domain-containing protein, with translation MAGLFETAPGGGAAIALDEVETSILRSFAVQMLELIGPGPAGPAEGGEADPLAALFAEGPSAPPDDPALARLFPDAYGEPGKAPDDEQRSASAEFRRFTEVDLRARKRDDALAVVRSLDELSAAGGGGGVLRLDAEQCRRWLGALNDLRLTLGARLEVTDDGEDERLYRLPDDDPAKPLVMAYLWLGAMQESLIEAVTA, from the coding sequence ATGGCAGGACTGTTCGAGACGGCTCCCGGCGGCGGCGCGGCGATCGCGCTGGACGAGGTGGAGACCTCCATCCTCCGCAGCTTCGCGGTGCAGATGCTGGAGCTGATCGGCCCTGGACCGGCCGGCCCGGCGGAGGGCGGCGAGGCCGATCCGCTGGCCGCGCTCTTTGCCGAGGGCCCCTCCGCCCCGCCGGACGACCCGGCGCTGGCCAGGCTCTTCCCCGACGCCTACGGCGAGCCGGGCAAGGCGCCCGACGACGAGCAGCGGAGCGCCTCCGCCGAGTTCCGCCGCTTCACCGAGGTGGACCTGCGGGCCCGCAAGCGCGACGACGCGCTCGCCGTGGTGCGCTCGCTGGACGAGCTCTCCGCCGCGGGCGGCGGGGGCGGGGTGCTGCGGCTGGACGCCGAGCAGTGCCGCCGCTGGCTGGGCGCCCTCAACGACCTGCGGCTCACCCTGGGGGCCCGGCTGGAGGTCACCGACGACGGCGAGGACGAGCGGCTGTACCGGCTGCCCGACGACGACCCCGCCAAGCCGCTGGTCATGGCGTACCTCTGGCTGGGTGCGATGCAGGAGTCGCTGATCGAGGCCGTCACCGCCTGA
- a CDS encoding PPE domain-containing protein, with protein sequence MDEATTDFGQYSHGELKRMVDSLNSGDIMKAADPWRRTYDTLKGIRTALQSYSGQATTDWEGQASDAFYTRMTKLANSVNNTAEYANDTAVTLEIVADSIDEAKAAMPDEPSAWDRTTDWVDDKVSGLFGADDADTRQSEADSRKQRAVAIMQTLARRYQASAAILNPPAAGSWGEKDEEWPPPAPDPTGAGAISGAIVGAGLGGISAAAGGSSGSGNARRSRSTATAGSPGAATDSSRIVTDAAIHGGTAVAATSVPASPGAGAGTGLDGSVGGIAGGTRVPTTGGVLPGGGSPASHGIGGGIPATGGGPVGGAYPAAGSAPGVGRGRAGSGDVGRSGEGAGRSRSAMGGSVIGEGSMRQGGEHAAGGVGTGGGLGAGARESARRGSGSARRSGGIIGESTRSGSSGVFTEGGTGIGSRSRLGQPFGGASSRGRKKDEERRGERPDYLVEDEETWVDGERPNPGVVE encoded by the coding sequence ATGGATGAGGCGACGACCGACTTCGGCCAGTACAGCCACGGCGAACTGAAACGCATGGTCGACTCCCTCAACTCCGGCGACATCATGAAGGCCGCCGACCCCTGGCGCCGGACCTACGACACCCTCAAGGGCATCCGCACCGCCCTCCAGTCCTACTCGGGCCAGGCCACCACCGACTGGGAGGGCCAGGCCAGTGACGCCTTCTACACCCGCATGACCAAGCTGGCCAACAGCGTCAACAACACCGCCGAATACGCCAACGACACCGCAGTGACCCTGGAGATCGTCGCCGACTCCATCGACGAGGCCAAAGCAGCCATGCCCGACGAACCGTCAGCCTGGGACCGCACCACCGACTGGGTCGACGACAAGGTCTCGGGGCTGTTCGGCGCGGACGACGCGGACACCCGTCAGAGCGAGGCCGACTCCCGCAAACAGCGGGCCGTCGCCATCATGCAGACCCTGGCCAGGCGCTACCAGGCGTCGGCAGCCATCCTGAATCCGCCGGCGGCAGGCTCGTGGGGTGAGAAGGACGAGGAGTGGCCACCGCCTGCACCGGACCCCACGGGCGCCGGAGCCATCAGTGGCGCCATTGTCGGAGCGGGCCTCGGCGGAATCAGTGCGGCGGCTGGCGGCAGCAGCGGTTCCGGCAACGCGCGCCGGAGCCGTAGCACTGCCACGGCCGGTAGCCCCGGCGCAGCCACGGATTCCTCCCGGATCGTGACGGATGCGGCGATCCACGGCGGTACTGCGGTAGCGGCCACCTCCGTGCCCGCGTCGCCGGGGGCGGGAGCAGGGACCGGCCTCGACGGCTCCGTCGGCGGCATCGCCGGTGGCACCCGAGTGCCGACGACCGGGGGAGTGCTGCCGGGCGGGGGCAGCCCGGCTTCCCATGGCATCGGCGGGGGCATCCCTGCCACGGGCGGTGGACCGGTCGGCGGCGCATACCCGGCAGCAGGGTCGGCACCCGGTGTCGGCCGTGGACGCGCGGGCAGCGGCGATGTCGGCCGTTCCGGCGAGGGTGCAGGCCGTTCACGATCTGCCATGGGAGGCAGCGTCATCGGCGAAGGTTCGATGCGTCAGGGCGGGGAGCACGCGGCGGGCGGCGTCGGTACCGGGGGCGGTCTCGGAGCGGGAGCCCGAGAGTCGGCACGGCGCGGTAGCGGCTCAGCCCGGCGGTCCGGCGGAATCATCGGTGAGAGCACGCGCAGTGGCAGCAGCGGCGTCTTCACCGAAGGCGGAACCGGAATCGGCAGCAGGTCCCGGCTGGGGCAGCCCTTCGGCGGGGCGAGCAGCCGGGGCCGCAAGAAGGACGAGGAGCGCCGGGGCGAACGACCGGACTACCTGGTCGAGGACGAGGAGACCTGGGTGGACGGCGAGCGCCCCAATCCCGGCGTGGTGGAATGA
- a CDS encoding S8 family serine peptidase, with amino-acid sequence MVARQAGGSEATAQSNEVSRVRVRALGRVAAAAAATCLALGGGAGSASADRERDAQWPLIKYNAPQDVWPITKGGGVTIGLIDTGVLAAHQDLTGQILPGADFSGGSTDGRTDEIGHGTAMASLIVGHGHGPGRLDGVMGLAPEAKILPVKLRLAADKLDFPPGETRVADAIRYAVDHGAKVINMSIGGAQAHVSEVRSAVRYAVDHDVVLVAATGNIGVDRVGYPAAFPGVIAVGAVDVDGKVWEKSDTGPEITLVAPGVQIRDASNADPSAYSTGSGTSDATAYVSAIAALVRSRYPDLSAGQVVNRLIRSAVAPPDGSRVPNDRYGYGIASPRRALTMEIPAGPKENPLLGRAEAQAPATVAAVPGGGDSAAGEAAGSAGGGGVPVWVVVLGAGVVVAVVLVVVVVVRRRRGGGYPPYQQSNPYQQ; translated from the coding sequence GTGGTCGCGCGGCAGGCAGGGGGCTCCGAAGCGACCGCACAGTCGAACGAGGTGTCGAGGGTGAGAGTCAGGGCTCTGGGCCGCGTCGCAGCGGCGGCTGCCGCTACATGCCTCGCGCTGGGGGGTGGCGCAGGGAGTGCTTCGGCTGACCGGGAACGCGACGCCCAGTGGCCATTGATCAAGTACAACGCGCCCCAGGACGTATGGCCCATCACCAAGGGCGGTGGTGTGACCATCGGGCTGATCGACACCGGAGTCCTGGCTGCGCATCAGGACCTCACCGGTCAGATCCTCCCCGGTGCAGACTTCTCCGGTGGGTCCACGGACGGTCGAACCGATGAGATCGGCCACGGTACCGCGATGGCCAGCCTGATTGTGGGGCACGGCCATGGTCCGGGGAGGCTGGACGGTGTCATGGGCCTTGCCCCGGAGGCCAAGATCCTTCCGGTGAAGCTCCGTCTTGCTGCCGACAAACTGGACTTCCCCCCGGGGGAGACGCGGGTGGCTGACGCGATCCGCTATGCGGTGGACCACGGTGCCAAGGTCATCAACATGTCGATCGGCGGAGCTCAGGCACACGTGTCCGAGGTCCGGTCGGCGGTCAGGTACGCGGTGGACCACGATGTCGTGCTTGTGGCAGCAACCGGCAACATCGGAGTGGACAGGGTGGGCTACCCTGCCGCCTTCCCCGGAGTCATCGCGGTCGGTGCCGTCGACGTGGATGGCAAGGTCTGGGAGAAGTCGGACACGGGCCCGGAGATCACTCTCGTCGCCCCGGGGGTGCAGATCCGGGACGCGAGCAATGCCGACCCGTCCGCATACAGCACCGGAAGCGGCACCTCCGATGCCACGGCGTATGTCTCCGCCATCGCCGCGCTCGTACGGTCCAGGTACCCCGACCTCTCCGCTGGGCAGGTGGTCAATCGGCTGATCAGGTCGGCGGTGGCGCCGCCTGATGGGAGCCGGGTGCCCAATGACCGGTATGGGTATGGGATCGCGAGTCCCCGGCGGGCGCTGACGATGGAGATCCCGGCCGGGCCGAAGGAGAACCCGTTGCTGGGGAGGGCCGAGGCGCAGGCGCCGGCCACGGTGGCGGCGGTGCCGGGGGGTGGGGACTCGGCGGCGGGGGAGGCGGCGGGCTCGGCGGGTGGCGGCGGGGTGCCGGTGTGGGTGGTGGTGCTCGGGGCCGGGGTCGTCGTGGCGGTGGTGCTGGTGGTCGTGGTGGTGGTGAGGAGGCGGCGCGGCGGCGGGTACCCGCCGTATCAGCAGAGCAACCCGTACCAGCAGTAG
- a CDS encoding MoaD/ThiS family protein, whose protein sequence is MAIEVRIPTILRTYTDGQKAVEGSGPTLDALFADLDSRHPGLRERLVDGGELRRFVNVYLNDEDVRFLDGISTGIADGDSVTILPAVAGGAR, encoded by the coding sequence ATGGCCATCGAGGTCCGCATCCCGACGATCCTCCGCACCTACACCGACGGGCAGAAGGCCGTCGAGGGCAGTGGGCCGACCTTGGACGCCCTCTTCGCCGACCTTGACTCCCGCCACCCGGGCCTCCGCGAGCGCCTGGTCGACGGCGGCGAGCTGCGCCGGTTCGTCAATGTCTACCTCAACGACGAGGATGTCCGCTTCCTGGACGGCATCTCCACCGGCATCGCCGACGGCGACAGCGTCACCATCCTCCCGGCGGTGGCAGGCGGCGCGCGCTGA